In Ruminococcaceae bacterium BL-6, a genomic segment contains:
- the ku gene encoding Non-homologous end joining protein Ku, with product MVSRKSVITFGMVAIPIAMYTATQDNDIHFNQLHKEDNSRIRYKKTCAHCGKEITAGDIVKGFEYDKDKYVVITDEEIEKIKTEKEKSIQILHFAQLNQISPVYYDKTYQAAPEAGGEKAFELLRAALMAEQKIAVGKTVMGTKDTLMAIIPREDGILISTMFYADDIRELQKQYTKPKISEAELNMAKTLINSMDTPFDPSQYKDEYQEKLRALIETKISGKEIVAAEPESKGKVIDLMEALKASVEKAKKEKGTA from the coding sequence ATGGTATCACGCAAATCGGTTATCACTTTCGGCATGGTAGCGATCCCGATCGCGATGTACACAGCCACGCAGGACAACGACATCCATTTCAATCAGCTGCACAAGGAAGACAACAGCCGTATCCGGTACAAGAAAACCTGCGCCCACTGCGGCAAAGAGATCACGGCGGGAGACATTGTAAAGGGGTTCGAGTACGACAAGGACAAATATGTCGTCATCACGGACGAAGAGATCGAAAAGATCAAGACGGAAAAGGAAAAATCCATTCAGATCCTGCACTTCGCCCAGCTGAACCAGATTTCCCCCGTCTACTATGACAAAACCTATCAGGCCGCGCCCGAGGCGGGGGGCGAAAAGGCGTTCGAGCTGCTCCGCGCGGCGCTGATGGCCGAGCAGAAGATCGCCGTCGGCAAAACCGTCATGGGCACCAAAGACACCCTGATGGCGATCATCCCGCGCGAGGACGGCATCCTCATTTCCACGATGTTCTACGCCGACGACATCCGGGAGCTTCAAAAGCAGTACACGAAGCCCAAAATCTCCGAAGCGGAGCTGAACATGGCAAAGACGCTGATCAATTCGATGGACACGCCGTTCGACCCCTCGCAATACAAGGACGAATACCAGGAGAAGCTCCGGGCGCTGATCGAAACCAAAATTTCCGGCAAGGAGATCGTCGCCGCGGAACCCGAGAGCAAGGGAAAGGTCATCGACCTTATGGAAGCGCTGAAAGCCAGCGTCGAGAAGGCCAAAAAAGAGAAGGGTACGGCGTGA
- a CDS encoding DNA ligase D: protein MSAKLDPYHQKRNFERTLEPEGGAAKPEKLLRFVVQHHMARSDHYDFRLEWDGALFSWAVPKGPSFDPRDKRLAIQVEDHPLEYRNFEGTIPKGEYGGGTVMLWDEGAWEPLGDAAEGLEAGSLRFVLKGRRLKGKWALVRMKAKEGEKRNNWLLLKEKDGYAGTGGGISRFITSVRTGRTMAEIEQGAEEEVARNPFRETQAQLASLVDTVPEGGDWLYELKYDGYRILAYLEGGSARLMSRNGNDDTARFREVADSLADWAAGRAMVLDGEMAVADAEGRTDFQALQSYLRAPEGKDLTYIVFDLLALDGEDLRGRPLTERKEALESLMKDAPVSLHYSRHVRGHGKESFLAACQANLEGIVGKKADSVYSGTRNGDWIKLKCGKRQEFVIGGYTLSDKKTSGVSSLLLGVYEENELIYAGRAGTGFTARSMEELGKKFEKIKRKTAPFQQAPSARPKEKITWLEPILVAEIRFAQWTKDNLLRQASFKGLRTDKDPRDVKREDTHEEKQPDDGPEKAQPSAGDLEKPMETNGGGSITVNGIRITSPGKVVFEDPEITKADVARYYAKVSERMMPYVAHRILSIVRCPKGIGQSCFFQKHPGAEDPEGVATMPIANSSGEKEDYFYLENAAGLISEAQMGTLEFHTWGSRIDDLEKPDVMVFDLDPDAGMELGRVRQGVKDIKSILDQLSLISFLKTSGGKGYHVVVPFQPCVDWDTFHDFAEHIAEVMEQKWPDRYTSNVRKEKRKNRIFIDWIRNGRGSTSVAPYSLRARKGAHVSMPISWEELGTAAPDGIGMTDALARIGGNDPWKDFFQINQKLK from the coding sequence ATGTCTGCAAAACTCGATCCGTACCATCAAAAAAGAAATTTTGAAAGAACCCTGGAACCGGAGGGCGGGGCGGCAAAGCCCGAAAAACTGCTCCGGTTCGTCGTCCAGCACCATATGGCCCGCAGCGATCACTACGACTTTCGCCTGGAATGGGACGGCGCCCTTTTCAGCTGGGCGGTGCCCAAAGGGCCGTCCTTCGACCCACGCGACAAAAGGCTCGCCATACAGGTGGAGGACCACCCGCTGGAGTACCGGAATTTCGAGGGGACGATCCCAAAGGGGGAATACGGCGGCGGCACGGTGATGCTGTGGGATGAAGGCGCCTGGGAGCCCCTCGGGGACGCCGCGGAAGGGCTCGAAGCGGGCTCGCTCAGGTTCGTTCTGAAAGGCAGAAGGCTGAAGGGAAAATGGGCCTTGGTCCGGATGAAAGCGAAAGAGGGCGAGAAGCGGAACAACTGGCTTCTGCTCAAGGAAAAGGACGGGTATGCCGGAACCGGCGGCGGGATCTCCCGGTTTATCACCAGCGTGCGCACCGGGCGCACCATGGCGGAAATCGAACAAGGGGCGGAGGAAGAGGTTGCGCGGAATCCTTTCCGCGAGACCCAGGCGCAGCTTGCCAGTCTTGTCGACACGGTCCCCGAGGGCGGGGACTGGCTCTATGAGCTGAAGTACGACGGCTACCGGATCCTTGCCTATCTGGAAGGCGGCAGCGCCCGGCTCATGAGCAGGAACGGCAACGACGACACGGCCCGGTTCCGGGAGGTCGCCGATTCCCTTGCCGACTGGGCCGCCGGGAGGGCGATGGTCCTGGATGGGGAAATGGCGGTCGCGGATGCAGAGGGCAGGACGGATTTTCAGGCCCTGCAAAGCTATTTGAGAGCTCCCGAAGGCAAAGACCTCACCTACATCGTTTTCGATCTTCTGGCCCTGGATGGAGAGGACCTGAGAGGGCGGCCCCTGACGGAAAGAAAAGAAGCGCTGGAATCCCTGATGAAAGACGCGCCGGTCAGCCTTCATTACAGCCGGCATGTCAGAGGTCACGGAAAGGAAAGCTTCCTTGCGGCCTGTCAGGCGAATCTGGAAGGGATCGTCGGCAAAAAAGCGGATTCCGTTTACAGCGGCACGAGAAACGGCGACTGGATCAAGCTGAAATGCGGGAAACGGCAGGAATTCGTGATCGGGGGCTATACGCTTTCGGACAAAAAGACGAGCGGGGTAAGCTCGCTTCTTCTCGGCGTGTATGAAGAAAATGAACTGATCTATGCCGGACGGGCCGGAACGGGCTTTACCGCCCGCAGCATGGAAGAGCTCGGGAAAAAATTCGAAAAGATCAAGAGGAAAACCGCTCCTTTTCAACAGGCGCCTTCGGCGCGGCCGAAGGAAAAGATCACCTGGCTGGAGCCCATTCTGGTCGCGGAGATCCGATTTGCCCAGTGGACCAAGGACAACCTGCTGAGACAGGCAAGCTTCAAGGGCCTGCGGACGGACAAGGACCCAAGGGATGTCAAAAGGGAGGATACTCATGAGGAAAAACAGCCGGATGACGGGCCGGAAAAGGCGCAGCCATCCGCTGGGGATTTGGAGAAGCCAATGGAAACGAACGGCGGCGGCAGCATCACCGTCAATGGGATCAGGATCACAAGCCCTGGCAAGGTGGTATTTGAGGATCCCGAAATCACGAAAGCGGATGTGGCCCGGTATTATGCGAAGGTGTCGGAACGCATGATGCCGTATGTGGCCCACCGGATTCTCAGCATCGTGCGCTGCCCCAAAGGGATCGGCCAGTCCTGCTTCTTTCAGAAGCATCCCGGCGCGGAGGATCCCGAAGGGGTCGCCACGATGCCGATTGCGAACAGCAGCGGAGAAAAGGAAGACTACTTCTATCTCGAAAACGCGGCCGGGCTGATCTCCGAAGCACAGATGGGCACGCTGGAATTTCATACCTGGGGAAGCCGTATCGACGACCTGGAAAAACCCGACGTGATGGTGTTCGACCTGGACCCGGATGCGGGAATGGAACTGGGGCGGGTGCGTCAGGGCGTGAAGGATATCAAAAGCATTCTGGATCAGCTTTCGCTGATCTCGTTCCTCAAAACCAGCGGCGGAAAAGGATACCATGTGGTCGTTCCCTTCCAGCCCTGTGTGGATTGGGATACGTTTCACGATTTTGCCGAGCACATTGCCGAAGTGATGGAGCAGAAGTGGCCCGACCGTTACACCAGCAATGTCCGGAAGGAAAAGCGGAAAAACAGGATCTTCATCGACTGGATCCGAAACGGCAGAGGCTCCACAAGCGTCGCCCCCTATTCCCTGAGGGCGAGAAAGGGAGCACATGTCTCCATGCCCATTTCATGGGAAGAGCTCGGCACGGCGGCTCCGGACGGCATCGGCATGACGGACGCGCTCGCGAGGATCGGCGGAAACGATCCGTGGAAAGATTTTTTCCAGATCAATCAAAAGCTCAAATAA